In one window of Nodosilinea sp. PGN35 DNA:
- a CDS encoding type II toxin-antitoxin system ParD family antitoxin, whose translation MLNISLPDNLETVITQQAEQAGFDTATDYLVHLVLREQERLSQQAKIEALLLEGLESGEPVEATDEWWEQKHSALIAQLPMD comes from the coding sequence ATGTTGAATATCTCTTTGCCAGATAATTTAGAGACGGTTATTACTCAACAGGCTGAACAGGCTGGATTTGACACGGCAACCGATTACCTGGTGCATTTAGTCTTGAGGGAGCAAGAGCGCCTTTCTCAACAGGCAAAGATCGAGGCACTTTTGCTAGAGGGTTTAGAGAGCGGCGAACCTGTTGAAGCGACTGACGAGTGGTGGGAACAGAAGCACTCGGCTTTAATTGCTCAACTACCCATGGATTAG
- a CDS encoding type II toxin-antitoxin system RelE/ParE family toxin, which translates to MGKQITVRPRASQDLDDHFTYIAQSNSEAALRFFDAVRSTIAQIARMPGIGVVYPVQSAALQGLRKWPVKGLKQYIIFYLDLPEAVEVVRILYGSQDIDSILERQQ; encoded by the coding sequence ATGGGTAAGCAAATTACGGTTCGCCCACGGGCAAGCCAAGACCTTGATGACCACTTCACCTACATTGCCCAAAGCAACTCTGAAGCAGCTTTGAGATTTTTCGATGCGGTTAGGTCAACTATCGCGCAAATCGCTAGAATGCCTGGCATTGGCGTTGTTTACCCAGTTCAGAGTGCTGCGTTGCAGGGTTTGAGGAAATGGCCTGTGAAGGGACTTAAACAATACATAATTTTTTATCTTGACTTACCTGAAGCGGTTGAAGTCGTCCGCATCTTATATGGGTCGCAGGATATCGATAGCATTCTTGAGCGTCAGCAGTGA